The Oncorhynchus tshawytscha isolate Ot180627B linkage group LG12, Otsh_v2.0, whole genome shotgun sequence genome includes a window with the following:
- the fsta gene encoding follistatin-A isoform X1, translating to MLRMLQKLRLQPGMSLLLIWLCHFMEDQKVQAGNCWLQQGKNGRCQVLYVPGMSREECCRSGRLGTSWTEEDVPNNTLFRWMIFNGGAPNCIPCKGSRFISQTCDNVDCGPGKSCKMNRRSKPRCVCAPDCSDVTWKGPVCGSDGKTYKDECALLKSKCKVHLDLDVQYQGKCKKTCRDVLCPGSSTCVVDQTNNAYCVTCNRICPEQTSPQQFLCGNDGIIYTSACHLRRATCLLGTSIGVAYQGKCIKAKSCEDIQCSVGKKCLWDARMSRGRCSLCEEVCPESRMDEAVCASDNTTYPSECVMKQTACSLGTLLEVKHSGSCNSITEDREQEEEEQEDQDYMVHIHLSPLLDG from the exons ATGCTCAGGATGCTACAGAAACTCCGTCTCCAGCCAGGGATGAGTCTATTATTGATATGGCTCTGTCATTTCATGGAAGATCAAAAAGTACAAG CTGGCAACTGCTGGTTACAGCAAGGGAAGAACGGGAGGTGTCAGGTGCTCTACGTACCGGGGATGAGCCGAGAGGAGTGTTGTCGAAGCGGGAGGCTGGGGACGTCATGGACCGAGGAGGACGTACCCAACAACACCTTGTTCCGGTGGATGATCTTTAACGGCGGAGCCCCTAACTGCATACCCTGCAAAGGTTCacgttttattagtc AAACGTGTGACAACGTGGACTGTGGACCCGGAAAGAGCTGCAAGATGAACAGGAGAAGTAAGCCGCGCTGCGTCTGTGCTCCAGACTGCTCCGACGTCACTTGGAAAGGACCTGTCTGCGGGTCGGATGGAAAGACATACAAAGACGAGTGCGCGTTGCTCAAGTCCAAATGTAAAGTCCATCTGGACCTGGATGTGCAGTACCAGGGCAAATGCAAGA AGACCTGCCGTGACGTCTTGTGCCCGGGAAGCTCCACTTGCGTCGTGGACCAGACAAATAACGCGTACTGTGTGACCTGTAATCGGATCTGCCCTGAACAGACGTCACCGCAGCAGTTCCTGTGTGGCAACGACGGGATCATCTACACCAGCGCGTGCCATCTGAGGAGGGCGACATGTCTCCTGGGAACGTCCATAGGAGTAGCATACCAGGGGAAATGCATCA AGGCCAAGTCGTGCGAGGACATCCAATGCAGTGTGGGGAAGAAGTGTCTGTGGGACGCCAGGATGAGCCGAGGCCGCTGCTCCCTCTGTGAGGAGGTGTGTCCAGAGAGCCGGATGGACGAGGCGGTGTGCGCCAGCGACAACACCACCTACCCCTCGGAGTGTGTTATGAAGCAGACTGCCTGCTCTCTGGGAACGCTCCTGGAGGTTAAGCATTCAGGATCTTGCAACT CCATAACAGAAGACCGtgagcaagaggaggaggagcaagaagatCAGGACTACATGGTTCACATCCATCTGTCCCCCTTATTGGATGGATAG
- the fsta gene encoding follistatin-A isoform X2 gives MLRMLQKLRLQPGMSLLLIWLCHFMEDQKVQAGNCWLQQGKNGRCQVLYVPGMSREECCRSGRLGTSWTEEDVPNNTLFRWMIFNGGAPNCIPCKETCDNVDCGPGKSCKMNRRSKPRCVCAPDCSDVTWKGPVCGSDGKTYKDECALLKSKCKVHLDLDVQYQGKCKKTCRDVLCPGSSTCVVDQTNNAYCVTCNRICPEQTSPQQFLCGNDGIIYTSACHLRRATCLLGTSIGVAYQGKCIKAKSCEDIQCSVGKKCLWDARMSRGRCSLCEEVCPESRMDEAVCASDNTTYPSECVMKQTACSLGTLLEVKHSGSCNSITEDREQEEEEQEDQDYMVHIHLSPLLDG, from the exons ATGCTCAGGATGCTACAGAAACTCCGTCTCCAGCCAGGGATGAGTCTATTATTGATATGGCTCTGTCATTTCATGGAAGATCAAAAAGTACAAG CTGGCAACTGCTGGTTACAGCAAGGGAAGAACGGGAGGTGTCAGGTGCTCTACGTACCGGGGATGAGCCGAGAGGAGTGTTGTCGAAGCGGGAGGCTGGGGACGTCATGGACCGAGGAGGACGTACCCAACAACACCTTGTTCCGGTGGATGATCTTTAACGGCGGAGCCCCTAACTGCATACCCTGCAAAG AAACGTGTGACAACGTGGACTGTGGACCCGGAAAGAGCTGCAAGATGAACAGGAGAAGTAAGCCGCGCTGCGTCTGTGCTCCAGACTGCTCCGACGTCACTTGGAAAGGACCTGTCTGCGGGTCGGATGGAAAGACATACAAAGACGAGTGCGCGTTGCTCAAGTCCAAATGTAAAGTCCATCTGGACCTGGATGTGCAGTACCAGGGCAAATGCAAGA AGACCTGCCGTGACGTCTTGTGCCCGGGAAGCTCCACTTGCGTCGTGGACCAGACAAATAACGCGTACTGTGTGACCTGTAATCGGATCTGCCCTGAACAGACGTCACCGCAGCAGTTCCTGTGTGGCAACGACGGGATCATCTACACCAGCGCGTGCCATCTGAGGAGGGCGACATGTCTCCTGGGAACGTCCATAGGAGTAGCATACCAGGGGAAATGCATCA AGGCCAAGTCGTGCGAGGACATCCAATGCAGTGTGGGGAAGAAGTGTCTGTGGGACGCCAGGATGAGCCGAGGCCGCTGCTCCCTCTGTGAGGAGGTGTGTCCAGAGAGCCGGATGGACGAGGCGGTGTGCGCCAGCGACAACACCACCTACCCCTCGGAGTGTGTTATGAAGCAGACTGCCTGCTCTCTGGGAACGCTCCTGGAGGTTAAGCATTCAGGATCTTGCAACT CCATAACAGAAGACCGtgagcaagaggaggaggagcaagaagatCAGGACTACATGGTTCACATCCATCTGTCCCCCTTATTGGATGGATAG